A region of the Sideroxydans lithotrophicus ES-1 genome:
ACGTGCGGAAAGTGAGTGCCAGCAGCAGACCGAAAGGGAAATAGGCCAACAGATTGCTCAGTGCGTCGAAACCGGTGTAAGTGAGGCCCAATGGCGAAGTGAGCACCGCCCAGAACTCCAGCCCCTGCTCCTCCCATCCGGTGAATGGCGTCAGGCTGGCGTATATGATGAACACGGCATAACCCGCCACCAGGTAGCGGCGCAACAGGCTGCGTGGCTTGTCAGGTAAGGAAGTGCTCATGCATGGAGCCCGGCAGGGCTTAATATACTGTTTATGATTGACGCCAAAGTGCGGGTGATAAACAATGCCCCCGCTTCAGAAATCAGACCAATATAAATTGGCTTTTACTAGGAGGAATTATGGCATACCTGCACTGGTCCAACGATTTGGATACCGGTATCGAGGTCATCGACAAGCAGCACCAGCGCATCGTCGATTACCTGAACGAGCTCAATAATGCCAATGACACCGGCGACCAAACCGCAACCAATCATGTTCTGAACGAACTGGTCGATTACACCTTGACTCATTTTGCCTTTGAAGAAGAACTGCAGGAAAAGGCCCAATATCCATTCCTGAAGGCGCACAAGCGCGTGCATGAGATCTTCACCAAGCGCGTCGCGGAATTCCAGCAACGCGCTGCCGCCGGCGAGAATGTCGCTCCCGAGCTGCTCTCGATGCTGAAGATCTGGCTGGTCAACCACATCAAGGGCGACGACGCGGACTACGTGGAAAGCGTCAAGAAGATGCTGGGGTTCGAAGGCACCGGCAACAAGGTGGACGGCGGCTGGCTGGGCACGGCACTGAAGAAGTTCTTCGGCTGATCATATTCGCGAAGCGGCGCCCTGCTGCTTCGCGATCGCCGCAGGCAACCGTTTCGGCGCAACGATGCGCAGTTGCTTGTTGACGTTGTACACGCCGAACACCACCGTGATCGAACTTTCAGTCACATCGAACTCCCCTGCCAGGAATTTGACCAGATGCGCCGTCGCGCGTCCGCGCACCGGGTTTTCGGCGACATGCACTTCCAGCTGATTTCCGATGACCTTGCCGATCTTCGTTTTCTTCGCGCGCGGGCGGCCAAGGATGTTCAGCACCAGCGTGTCGCCTTCCCACTGGCAGAACGAAGACATTTCCAGGCCTGACTTAGAACTTTTCATACGGCATCAAATAGCGCCATTGCCCGAGCGGCAATTTGCACATCGACATGCGCCCGATACGCAAGCGCTTCATCGCTTGCACCTGCAGCCCGACTGCCAGGCACATATGGGCGACCTGGCCTGGTTGCGCGCCTTTGAGGGCGAAACGCAAATGTGTTTCGTTCTGCCAGCTCACCTTGACCGGAGGCAACGGCTTGCCGTTGAAACTGAGCCCGTGGTTGAGCAGCTTGAACCCATCGGGCACCAGCTCGCCGGCAACCTCGACGACATACTCCTGTTCGATCGTGGCAGCATCCTCGGTCAACTTGCGGATGACACGATAATCCTGGGTAAATACGGTCAGGCCGCTCGCGTGCAATTGCAGCGGCAAGCATTGCGTCAGTCGCACAAAATGCTGCTTGAGCAAGCGGATACCGGAACGGTCGTCCGCTGCGCGCGTATCGGCACTGGGCAATTGCCTGATCGAGTCGGCAAGGATTAAAGATTGCCCTTCACGATCGCTCCCTCTCCCGCTGGGATAACCAGCGACTTGGTCGCCGTTTTTTGGCGGCCTAGTCGAATGGCTAGTAGTTCCATCAGAGGGTTGGGGTGAGGGTTGATGAAATAAAATGGTCACCGACTCAACCGGAACCAGCGTGGCATCGGGGTGCAGCTCGACCTTCTGCTGCGACACCATGAACTGCGGTTCTTCCACCACCTGTCCGTCCACGCTCACCCAGCCACCGGCAATATACAGCTCCGCCTCGCGGCGCGAGCAGTGAACCAGTTCGGCCAGACGCCTGGCGAGACGGACGGGGACGGTCATGTGAGGTATGTCCTGGAAGCGAAGGCTCGCATTGTAAACGCTCAGTTCCGGCGTTCACCTGTAAAATCCGGACATGAATTCCAATACGAAACCTCAAAGCCGCCCCAACCTCGACGGCATCACCCTGGAGATGATCGTCACGCAGCTTTCCGAAAGCATGGGATGGGCAGCGATGGGAGAGGCGGTACCGATCCGCTGCTTCACGCACGACCCCAGCATCAAATCCAGCCTGAAGTTCCTGCGCAGGACGCCGTGGGCGAGAAAGAGGGTGGAGGAGCTGTATCTGCAACGCGCACAA
Encoded here:
- a CDS encoding bacteriohemerythrin, coding for MAYLHWSNDLDTGIEVIDKQHQRIVDYLNELNNANDTGDQTATNHVLNELVDYTLTHFAFEEELQEKAQYPFLKAHKRVHEIFTKRVAEFQQRAAAGENVAPELLSMLKIWLVNHIKGDDADYVESVKKMLGFEGTGNKVDGGWLGTALKKFFG
- a CDS encoding DUF167 domain-containing protein, which codes for MSSFCQWEGDTLVLNILGRPRAKKTKIGKVIGNQLEVHVAENPVRGRATAHLVKFLAGEFDVTESSITVVFGVYNVNKQLRIVAPKRLPAAIAKQQGAASRI
- a CDS encoding rRNA pseudouridine synthase, with product MTVPVRLARRLAELVHCSRREAELYIAGGWVSVDGQVVEEPQFMVSQQKVELHPDATLVPVESVTILFHQPSPQPSDGTTSHSTRPPKNGDQVAGYPSGRGSDREGQSLILADSIRQLPSADTRAADDRSGIRLLKQHFVRLTQCLPLQLHASGLTVFTQDYRVIRKLTEDAATIEQEYVVEVAGELVPDGFKLLNHGLSFNGKPLPPVKVSWQNETHLRFALKGAQPGQVAHMCLAVGLQVQAMKRLRIGRMSMCKLPLGQWRYLMPYEKF
- a CDS encoding VF530 family DNA-binding protein; protein product: MNSNTKPQSRPNLDGITLEMIVTQLSESMGWAAMGEAVPIRCFTHDPSIKSSLKFLRRTPWARKRVEELYLQRAQR